The Tistrella bauzanensis DNA window TGATGGCGGCGGTGTTCCTGCTGCTGCCGCTGATCGTGGCGGTGGTGGCGATCACCGCCGCCCGTCAGCAGCTGTCCGCCACCGCCGGCGGCACCGACGCCATGGCCGTGGTCGATGACGACACGGCAACGCCGCTGCCGGCCGCCCCCGTGATCGGGCCGGCCACCCGGCCGGTTGCCGCCGCAGAGGGCGGCGGCTGGCGAGGCCTGCTCGGTGACCGCACCTTCATGCTGGTGCTGCTGTGCAGCGTGGTGCCGTTCTCGATCGCTCAGGTCGGGCTGCTGAATTTCGCCGTGCCGGTCTATCTGTCGGAACAGGGCATCAACCAGTCCGATATCGGCCGCGTGCTGATGGTGAATGGTCTGGCGGTGATCATCCTGGGGCCGCTGTTCGGACGGTTGACCGACCGGATGACCGACAAGCGTCCGTTCATCGTGGCGGGCGCGATCGCCGCCGCCCTGGCCCTGGTGGTCGCCAGCCTGGGCGGCAATCTGATGGCGCTGGTCGCCGCCGTATTCCTGATCGGCGTGTCGGGCAGCATCGCCGGCGGCGCGCAGAGCGCCCATGGCCTGCAGGGTGAAGGCGTCGCCCGCGCCGGTATCGGCCGCGCGGTCAGCATGAAGCGCTCGGCCGACAAATTCGGGCAGATGCTGGGGCCGCTGATCGTCGGCGGGCTGTTCGCCGTGGTCGGCACCACCGCCGGCCTTGCCGCCACGGCCGGGCTGATGCTGATGGCCGGGCTGATCTTCCTGCTGCTCGACAAGGCGCCGGGTAAGCTGGGGATCGCCAAGGGGCTGGCGGGCTCATCCGGCCCGGGCGGCGGCCAGCCGGGCGATATGGCGGCAACAGACGCCCCCGTGGGCAAGGTGACCGGCCAATGAACCGGATCGGGTGGCGTGCCGCGCCGGTCAAAGTAGGCGTCGAGGTGGAACTGCCGGTGGCGGCAGAGGCCGATGGCCGCAGCCTGGCGGTGCCCGGCGCCTTCGGCCATCTTCTGTCGGGGGTCGGCGCTGGCGATGCGCCGGTATCGGCGTTGATGCTGGGTGGGGCGCTGATCGGCCTGCGCGACCCGTCGGGCGTGATCTCGGTCGATAACGGCTTCAACAATCTGGAAGCATCGCTTGGCCCCGAGCCCGATCTGCCCGCCCTCGACGCATCGGCGGCGACAGCCCTGGAGCGGATCGGCGCCGCGGTCGCGGCCGAAGGCGGCATGCTGGTCAATCTGGCCGAACATCCGTTCCAGGCCACCGATGCCGGCTTCTATGCCCGCACCCGCGCGCCCAAACCGGTCTATGACTATTGGAACCAGACCCGGGGCTGGGTGCATGCCTCGGGTATCGACGCCAAGGCCCATAACAGCCCGTCGACCGATGTCGAGATCGCGCGCGGCGCCGATGCGGTCAACATCGTGCTGGGCTTTTCCGCCGCCTTCATCGCCCTGTTCGCCAACAGCCCGTTCGAAAATGGCGCGGCCACCGGCTTCAAGGAAAACCGGCTGACCCTGTGGCCGCGGATGTGCGGCACGGCCCATGCGGCGCGTGACCGGATCTGCTTTCAGCCGCCGGCGCAGCCGTTCAACGGCCTTGGCGCCTATCTGCGCTGGGCGTTGGGCATGGATGCGCCGGTTCCGGCCCTGCCCTTCGGCCCGGCCGATCTGGCGCCGACATCGAAGATCGGCGGGCTGGTCGAGATCAACGGCACACCCAGTCTGCGCCAGTTTCTGACCCGCCGGCAGGGCTGGGCCGGACGGTTGTATGGCGACAGCGGCGCCGAGGTGATGGTCACGCCCACCGCCGGCCATTTCGCGGCGATGCAGTCGTCGAATTTCCTCGACGCCCGGCTGCGCTTCACCTTTTCCCCCGATCACATGCCCGATCCCGCCGATCTGGTGGCGGCGATCGACGATGACGACGCCATCGCGGCGCTGATGGGCGCCTGCACCCGTGCGGTTTATCTGGAGGGCCGCGCCCCCGGCGCCAATCTGCCCGATCGCGATCTGATCGACCGGGCCGGGCCGGCGGTCGCCGGCAGCGTGGTCAATGCCGCCGGCGCGCTTCAGAAGGGCCTGCTCGCCAATCCGGACCGCGCGCTTGCCGCCATCGACCGCCATGGCTGGGGCCGTTTGATGGCGCTCCGGACGGCCGCGATCCGCGATGCCATGGCAGCCGAGGTCG harbors:
- a CDS encoding glutamate-cysteine ligase family protein: MNRIGWRAAPVKVGVEVELPVAAEADGRSLAVPGAFGHLLSGVGAGDAPVSALMLGGALIGLRDPSGVISVDNGFNNLEASLGPEPDLPALDASAATALERIGAAVAAEGGMLVNLAEHPFQATDAGFYARTRAPKPVYDYWNQTRGWVHASGIDAKAHNSPSTDVEIARGADAVNIVLGFSAAFIALFANSPFENGAATGFKENRLTLWPRMCGTAHAARDRICFQPPAQPFNGLGAYLRWALGMDAPVPALPFGPADLAPTSKIGGLVEINGTPSLRQFLTRRQGWAGRLYGDSGAEVMVTPTAGHFAAMQSSNFLDARLRFTFSPDHMPDPADLVAAIDDDDAIAALMGACTRAVYLEGRAPGANLPDRDLIDRAGPAVAGSVVNAAGALQKGLLANPDRALAAIDRHGWGRLMALRTAAIRDAMAAEVDGLTAAALAAELVEIAAGGLDAADQRFLAYPDHVCRTGQSGADRAIAMVEAGHGSMARRLRALVAARRHVPVSLGGGALSSYPASVRDLPASCAPAHCSMVR